A single Zootoca vivipara chromosome 1, rZooViv1.1, whole genome shotgun sequence DNA region contains:
- the LIG4 gene encoding DNA ligase 4 isoform X2, with amino-acid sequence MSSISTSCSPSQLTVASQVPFEDLCLTLERIQKCKSRPEKTKNFKEFLDSWRKYHAALHKNEKDVTDSFYPAMRLILPQLERERMAYGIKETMLAKLYIELLNLPKDGKDALKLLNYRTPTGSRGDAGDFAMIAYFVLKQRCPRKGQLTIKQVNDILDSISNNNAAKRRDLVKKSLLQLITQSSALEQKWLIRMIIKDLKLGVSQQTLLSIFHPDAAELHNVTTDLEKVCRQLHNPSVFLSDVSITLFSAFKPMLAAIANVQQIEKQMNHQSFYIETKLDGERMQMHKDGDVYKYFSRNGYDYTQQFGASPLEGSLTPFIHNIFNNNIQNCILDGEMMAYNPTTQTFVQKGSKFDIKKMSDDSELQTCFCVFDVLMINNQKLGHEMLSKRYEILNKIFTPIEGRLQFVPRNQANTQKEVIDSLNEAIDHREEGIVVKDPMSIYKPDKRGEGWFKIKPEYVSGLMDELDLLIVGGYWGKGLRGGMMSHFLCAVAETPPPGERPSVFHSICRVGSGYTMEELRDLGLKLAKYWKPYRKRDPPFNILCGTEKPEVYIEPCNSVIVQIKAAEIVSSDMYKTDYTLRFPRIERIREDKEWHDCMTLDILEQLRGKACGKLATKHFDIDNDEPQGKKRKTVSKIRKKIGLMDHFKAPDLSNVNQISSIFEDVEFCVMTGTQKYSKYQLESKIVEYGGSIVQNPGLDTYCVIAGTENVRVKNIISSDKYDVVRAEWLLQCFQYKTFVPWQFDFMIHMSPETKQHFAREYDCYGDSYTGDTDIAKLKEVFSRINNFQEEISRDAIADIEARYSWESSPLSMFRQHTIYLALSDELNNSGVRIKQTKLLTLILRFHGAKVVQQLEEGVSHVISGDHAHLKEIKTVRRTFKRKFKILSEQWVKDSIKTGKLQNETVYLI; translated from the coding sequence ATGTCTTCCATCTCTACTTCCTGTTCTCCTTCCCAACTAACTGTGGCATCACAAGTTCCTTTTGAAGATCTCTGTTTGACATTAGAacgaatacaaaaatgcaaatcccGACCTGAGAAAACCAAGAATTTCAAGGAGTTTTTAGATTCCTGGAGGAAATATCATGCTGCTCTTCATAAAAACGAGAAAGATGTAACAGATTCTTTTTATCCAGCAATGAGGCTTATTCTTCCACAGTTGGAAAGAGAGAGGATGGCTTATGGAATTAAAGAAACCATGCTTGCTAAGCTGTATATTGAACTGTTAAATTTACCCAAAGATGGAAAAGATGCTTTAAAACTCTTAAATTATCGAACACCTACTGGCTCACGgggagatgctggagattttGCTATGATTGCCTATTTTGTGTTGAAACAAAGATGTCCCAGGAAAGGTCAACTGACCATAAAACAAGTGAACGATATTTTAGATTCCATTTCTAATAATAATGCTGCCAAAAGAAGGGATCTGGTCAAGAAGAGCCTTCTTCAGTTAATAACTCAGAGTTCAGCACTTGAACAGAAATGGTTGATAAGGATGATCATAAAAGATTTGAAACTTGGTGTCAGCCAGCAAACCTTACTTTCCATCTTTCATCCTGATGCTGCAGAGTTGCACAATGTTACAACTGATTTGGAGAAAGTCTGTAGACAGTTACACAATCCTTCTGTATTTCTTAGTGATGTTTCTATTACATTATTTTCTGCCTTTAAACCGATGCTTGCTGCTATTGCTAATGTACAAcaaattgaaaaacaaatgaaccacCAGAGTTTCTACATAGAAACCAAATTAGATGGTGAACGAATGCAGATGCACAAAGATGGAGATGTTTACAAGTATTTTTCCCGGAATGGGTATGATTATACTCAGCAGTTTGGAGCTTCTCCCTTGGAAGGTTCATTGACTCCATTTATTCATAATATCTTTAACAATAATATTCAGAACTGCATTCTGGATGGTGAAATGATGGCCTACAATCCCACCACACAGACCTTTGTACAGAAGGGTAGCAAATTTGACATCAAAAAGATGTCAGATGATTCAGAATTACAGACATGCTTCTGTGTGTTTGATGTTCTAATGATTAATAACCAAAAATTGGGTCATGAGATGTTGAGCAAAAGATATGAGATACTGAATAAGATATTTACACCAATAGAAGGTCGTTTGCAGTTTGTTCCTAGAAATCAAGCTAACACTCAGAAAGAAGTAATAGATTCTCTAAATGAAGCAATAGATCACAGAGAAGAAGGAATTGTGGTAAAAGATCCCATGTCAATTTACAAGCCGGACAAACGTGGGGAAGGGTGGTTCAAGATCAAACCAGAGTATGTTAGTGGGCTAATGGATGAACTAGACCTTTTAATTGTTGGGGGCTACTGGGGAAAAGGTCTTCGTGGTGGCATGATGTCACATTTTTTATGTGCAGTTGCTGAGACTCCTCCGCCTGGCGAAAGGCCATCAGTGTTCCACTCCATTTGTCGTGTTGGTTCTGGTTACACTATGGAAGAACTTCGTGATCTTGGCTTGAAATTAGCCAAATATTGGAAACCTTATCGTAAAAGAGATCCTCCTTTTAATATATTGTGTGGAACTGAGAAGCCTGAAGTCTATATTGAGCCTTGTAATTCAGTCATCGTCCAGATTAAAGCAGCTGAGATTGTGAGCAGTGATATGTACAAAACTGATTATACATTACGTTTCCCTCGTATTGAGAGGATAAGAGAAGATAAAGAATGGCATGATTGTATGACTCTTGACATTCTAGAGCAACTCCGAGGTAAAGCTTGTGGAAAGCTAGCGACTAAGCACTTTGATATAGATAATGATGAGCCACAAGGAAAGAAACGTAAAACTGTGTCAAAGATTAGGAAAAAAATTGGTTTAATGGATCATTTTAAAGCTCCTGATCTTTCAAATGTAAACCAGATTTCCAGTATATTTGAAGATGTTGAGTTTTGTGTTATGACAGGGAcacaaaaatattcaaaatatcaGCTAGAAAGTAAAATAGTGGAATATGGTGGCAGCATAGTCCAGAATCCTGGTCTGGACACCTATTGTGTGATTGCAGGAACTGAGAATGTCAGAgtgaaaaatattatttcttctgaCAAGTATGATGTTGTGAGAGCGGAGTGGCTTTTACAGTGCTTTCAGTACAAAACATTTGTACCCTGGCAGTTTGATTTCATGATTCACATGTCTccagaaacaaaacaacattttgcCCGTGAATATGACTGCTATGGTGATAGTTACACAGGTGATACTGATATTGCCAAACTAAAAGAGGTGTTCTCAAGAATCAATAACTTTCAGGAAGAGATCTCTCGGGATGCGATTGCTGACATAGAAGCACGTTATTCATGGGAAAGCTCTCCACTAAGTATGTTCAGGCAGCACACGATTTACCTGGCTCTTTCTGATGAATTGAATAATTCAGGGGTTaggattaaacaaacaaaactattAACACTGATACTTCGATTTCATGGAGCAAAAGTGGTTCAACAGCTTGAAGAGGGTGTGTCCCATGTAATCAGTGGAGATCATGCTCATTTGAAGGAGATAAAGACAGTGAGAAGAACGTTCAAAAGGAAGTTTAAAATTTTGTCTGAGCAGTGGGTAAAGGATTCTATAAAGACTGGCAAGTTACAAAATGAAACGGTTTACTTAATTTAA
- the SUCLA2 gene encoding succinate--CoA ligase [ADP-forming] subunit beta, mitochondrial isoform X2, with the protein MAASMMGARAAAAAAAKQVFSGRQGLFPSYMFQVQQRRSLSLHEYLSMELLKEAGISVPYGLVAKTPEEAYKIAKEIGTKDLVVKAQVLAGGRGKGTFEGGLKGGVKIVFSPEEARDISSRMIGKKLFTKQTGEKGRICNQVFICERRYPRREYYFAITMERSFQGPVLIGSSQGGVNIEDVAAENPDAIAKEPVDIVEGIQKEQAIRLAKKMGFPANLVNEAADNMIKIYNLFIKFDATMVEINPMVEDSTGIVMCMDAKINFDSNSAYRQQKIFGLQDWTQEDQRDRDAAKADLNYIGLDGSIGCLVNGAGLAMATMDIIKLHGGTPANFLDVGGGATVQQVTEAFKLITSDKKVQAILVNIFGGIMRCDVISQGIIMAVKDLEIKIPIVVRLQGTRVDDAKALITASGLKILACDDLDEAAKMVVKLSEIVTLAKQAQVDVKFQLPI; encoded by the exons ATGGCCGCCTCCATGATGGGCGcccgggcggcggcggctgcggcgGCGAAACAG GTATTCAGTGGAAGACAAGGTTTGTTTCCTAGCTATATGTTCCAAGTGCAGCAGCGAAGGAGCTTGTCGCTGCATGAATACTTAAGTATGGAACTATTAAAAGAAGCTGGCATTTCTGTTCCATATGGATTGGTTGCAAAGACACCAGAGGAAGCCTACAAAATTGCAAAAGAAATAG GTACAAAGGACCTTGTTGTAAAGGCACAAGTTTTAGCTGGTGGTAGGGGGAAAGGAACCTTTGAAGGTGGCCTTAAAGGAGGAGTGAAAATAGTATTTTC tccAGAAGAAGCAAGAGATATTTCCTCCAGAATGATTGGGAAAAAACTGTTTACAAAGCAGACAGGAGAAAAGGGCAGAATATGCAATCAAGTGTTTATCTGTGAGCGCAGATATCCCAGGAGAGAGTACTACTTTGCAATAACCATGGAACGATCATTTCAG GGTCCTGTCCTCATTGGCAGTTCTCAGGGTGGTGTCAATATTGAAGATGTTGCTGCAGAGAATCCTGATGCCATAGCTAAGGAGCCAGTTGACATTGTAGAAGGCATTCAAAAGGAGCAGGCCATCAGG CTGGCCAAGAAAATGGGGTTTCCTGCTAATTTGGTAAATGAAGCAGCTGATAATATGATTAAGATTTACAACCTCTTCATTAAATTTGATGCTACTATGGTAGAAATTAACCCCATGGTTGAAGATTCTACAGGGATTG tgatgtgtatggACGCAAAGATAAATTTTGATAGCAATTCGGCTTATCGTCAGCAGAAAATCTTCGGCCTGCAGGACTGGACCCAGGAAGACCAGCGAGACAGAGATGCAGCCAAAGCAGATCTCAATTATATAGGATTAGATGGAAGCATCGGATGTCTTG TGAATGGAGCTGGTCTTGCAATGGCCACTATGGATATAATTAAACTTCACGGAGGCACCCCAGCAAATTTTCTTGATGTTGGAGGTGGTGCTACAGTGCAACAAGTAACGGAGGCCTTTAAACTGATTACATCAGATAAAAAG GTGCAAGCTATTCTGGTAAATATTTTTGGAGGCATTATGCGATGTGATGTGATCTCACAGGGAATAATTATGGCAGTAAAAGATTTGGAAATCAAAATACCTATTGTTGTACGGTTACAAG GTACACGAGTTGATGATGCTAAAGCTTTAATAACAGCCAGCGGTCTGAAAATACTTGCCTGTGATGACTTGGATGAAGCTGCTAAAATG gtTGTGAAACTCTCTGAAATAGTCACCTTAGCAAAGCAAGCTCAAGTGGATGTTAAGTTTCAGTTACCAATTTGA
- the LIG4 gene encoding DNA ligase 4 isoform X1 — MRREKLPKSLCSYHHIKHRWHIYKMIEILKMSSISTSCSPSQLTVASQVPFEDLCLTLERIQKCKSRPEKTKNFKEFLDSWRKYHAALHKNEKDVTDSFYPAMRLILPQLERERMAYGIKETMLAKLYIELLNLPKDGKDALKLLNYRTPTGSRGDAGDFAMIAYFVLKQRCPRKGQLTIKQVNDILDSISNNNAAKRRDLVKKSLLQLITQSSALEQKWLIRMIIKDLKLGVSQQTLLSIFHPDAAELHNVTTDLEKVCRQLHNPSVFLSDVSITLFSAFKPMLAAIANVQQIEKQMNHQSFYIETKLDGERMQMHKDGDVYKYFSRNGYDYTQQFGASPLEGSLTPFIHNIFNNNIQNCILDGEMMAYNPTTQTFVQKGSKFDIKKMSDDSELQTCFCVFDVLMINNQKLGHEMLSKRYEILNKIFTPIEGRLQFVPRNQANTQKEVIDSLNEAIDHREEGIVVKDPMSIYKPDKRGEGWFKIKPEYVSGLMDELDLLIVGGYWGKGLRGGMMSHFLCAVAETPPPGERPSVFHSICRVGSGYTMEELRDLGLKLAKYWKPYRKRDPPFNILCGTEKPEVYIEPCNSVIVQIKAAEIVSSDMYKTDYTLRFPRIERIREDKEWHDCMTLDILEQLRGKACGKLATKHFDIDNDEPQGKKRKTVSKIRKKIGLMDHFKAPDLSNVNQISSIFEDVEFCVMTGTQKYSKYQLESKIVEYGGSIVQNPGLDTYCVIAGTENVRVKNIISSDKYDVVRAEWLLQCFQYKTFVPWQFDFMIHMSPETKQHFAREYDCYGDSYTGDTDIAKLKEVFSRINNFQEEISRDAIADIEARYSWESSPLSMFRQHTIYLALSDELNNSGVRIKQTKLLTLILRFHGAKVVQQLEEGVSHVISGDHAHLKEIKTVRRTFKRKFKILSEQWVKDSIKTGKLQNETVYLI; from the exons ATGAGAAGAGAAAAACTTCCTAAATCCCTCTGCAGCTATCACCACATCAAGCATAgatggcatatatataaaatgat tgAAATACTCAAGATGTCTTCCATCTCTACTTCCTGTTCTCCTTCCCAACTAACTGTGGCATCACAAGTTCCTTTTGAAGATCTCTGTTTGACATTAGAacgaatacaaaaatgcaaatcccGACCTGAGAAAACCAAGAATTTCAAGGAGTTTTTAGATTCCTGGAGGAAATATCATGCTGCTCTTCATAAAAACGAGAAAGATGTAACAGATTCTTTTTATCCAGCAATGAGGCTTATTCTTCCACAGTTGGAAAGAGAGAGGATGGCTTATGGAATTAAAGAAACCATGCTTGCTAAGCTGTATATTGAACTGTTAAATTTACCCAAAGATGGAAAAGATGCTTTAAAACTCTTAAATTATCGAACACCTACTGGCTCACGgggagatgctggagattttGCTATGATTGCCTATTTTGTGTTGAAACAAAGATGTCCCAGGAAAGGTCAACTGACCATAAAACAAGTGAACGATATTTTAGATTCCATTTCTAATAATAATGCTGCCAAAAGAAGGGATCTGGTCAAGAAGAGCCTTCTTCAGTTAATAACTCAGAGTTCAGCACTTGAACAGAAATGGTTGATAAGGATGATCATAAAAGATTTGAAACTTGGTGTCAGCCAGCAAACCTTACTTTCCATCTTTCATCCTGATGCTGCAGAGTTGCACAATGTTACAACTGATTTGGAGAAAGTCTGTAGACAGTTACACAATCCTTCTGTATTTCTTAGTGATGTTTCTATTACATTATTTTCTGCCTTTAAACCGATGCTTGCTGCTATTGCTAATGTACAAcaaattgaaaaacaaatgaaccacCAGAGTTTCTACATAGAAACCAAATTAGATGGTGAACGAATGCAGATGCACAAAGATGGAGATGTTTACAAGTATTTTTCCCGGAATGGGTATGATTATACTCAGCAGTTTGGAGCTTCTCCCTTGGAAGGTTCATTGACTCCATTTATTCATAATATCTTTAACAATAATATTCAGAACTGCATTCTGGATGGTGAAATGATGGCCTACAATCCCACCACACAGACCTTTGTACAGAAGGGTAGCAAATTTGACATCAAAAAGATGTCAGATGATTCAGAATTACAGACATGCTTCTGTGTGTTTGATGTTCTAATGATTAATAACCAAAAATTGGGTCATGAGATGTTGAGCAAAAGATATGAGATACTGAATAAGATATTTACACCAATAGAAGGTCGTTTGCAGTTTGTTCCTAGAAATCAAGCTAACACTCAGAAAGAAGTAATAGATTCTCTAAATGAAGCAATAGATCACAGAGAAGAAGGAATTGTGGTAAAAGATCCCATGTCAATTTACAAGCCGGACAAACGTGGGGAAGGGTGGTTCAAGATCAAACCAGAGTATGTTAGTGGGCTAATGGATGAACTAGACCTTTTAATTGTTGGGGGCTACTGGGGAAAAGGTCTTCGTGGTGGCATGATGTCACATTTTTTATGTGCAGTTGCTGAGACTCCTCCGCCTGGCGAAAGGCCATCAGTGTTCCACTCCATTTGTCGTGTTGGTTCTGGTTACACTATGGAAGAACTTCGTGATCTTGGCTTGAAATTAGCCAAATATTGGAAACCTTATCGTAAAAGAGATCCTCCTTTTAATATATTGTGTGGAACTGAGAAGCCTGAAGTCTATATTGAGCCTTGTAATTCAGTCATCGTCCAGATTAAAGCAGCTGAGATTGTGAGCAGTGATATGTACAAAACTGATTATACATTACGTTTCCCTCGTATTGAGAGGATAAGAGAAGATAAAGAATGGCATGATTGTATGACTCTTGACATTCTAGAGCAACTCCGAGGTAAAGCTTGTGGAAAGCTAGCGACTAAGCACTTTGATATAGATAATGATGAGCCACAAGGAAAGAAACGTAAAACTGTGTCAAAGATTAGGAAAAAAATTGGTTTAATGGATCATTTTAAAGCTCCTGATCTTTCAAATGTAAACCAGATTTCCAGTATATTTGAAGATGTTGAGTTTTGTGTTATGACAGGGAcacaaaaatattcaaaatatcaGCTAGAAAGTAAAATAGTGGAATATGGTGGCAGCATAGTCCAGAATCCTGGTCTGGACACCTATTGTGTGATTGCAGGAACTGAGAATGTCAGAgtgaaaaatattatttcttctgaCAAGTATGATGTTGTGAGAGCGGAGTGGCTTTTACAGTGCTTTCAGTACAAAACATTTGTACCCTGGCAGTTTGATTTCATGATTCACATGTCTccagaaacaaaacaacattttgcCCGTGAATATGACTGCTATGGTGATAGTTACACAGGTGATACTGATATTGCCAAACTAAAAGAGGTGTTCTCAAGAATCAATAACTTTCAGGAAGAGATCTCTCGGGATGCGATTGCTGACATAGAAGCACGTTATTCATGGGAAAGCTCTCCACTAAGTATGTTCAGGCAGCACACGATTTACCTGGCTCTTTCTGATGAATTGAATAATTCAGGGGTTaggattaaacaaacaaaactattAACACTGATACTTCGATTTCATGGAGCAAAAGTGGTTCAACAGCTTGAAGAGGGTGTGTCCCATGTAATCAGTGGAGATCATGCTCATTTGAAGGAGATAAAGACAGTGAGAAGAACGTTCAAAAGGAAGTTTAAAATTTTGTCTGAGCAGTGGGTAAAGGATTCTATAAAGACTGGCAAGTTACAAAATGAAACGGTTTACTTAATTTAA
- the SUCLA2 gene encoding succinate--CoA ligase [ADP-forming] subunit beta, mitochondrial isoform X1, with the protein MAASMMGARAAAAAAAKQVLGWGCAERSAAAKVFSGRQGLFPSYMFQVQQRRSLSLHEYLSMELLKEAGISVPYGLVAKTPEEAYKIAKEIGTKDLVVKAQVLAGGRGKGTFEGGLKGGVKIVFSPEEARDISSRMIGKKLFTKQTGEKGRICNQVFICERRYPRREYYFAITMERSFQGPVLIGSSQGGVNIEDVAAENPDAIAKEPVDIVEGIQKEQAIRLAKKMGFPANLVNEAADNMIKIYNLFIKFDATMVEINPMVEDSTGIVMCMDAKINFDSNSAYRQQKIFGLQDWTQEDQRDRDAAKADLNYIGLDGSIGCLVNGAGLAMATMDIIKLHGGTPANFLDVGGGATVQQVTEAFKLITSDKKVQAILVNIFGGIMRCDVISQGIIMAVKDLEIKIPIVVRLQGTRVDDAKALITASGLKILACDDLDEAAKMVVKLSEIVTLAKQAQVDVKFQLPI; encoded by the exons ATGGCCGCCTCCATGATGGGCGcccgggcggcggcggctgcggcgGCGAAACAGGTGCTGGGCTGGGGCTGCGCGGAGCGGAGTGCCGCTGCCAAG GTATTCAGTGGAAGACAAGGTTTGTTTCCTAGCTATATGTTCCAAGTGCAGCAGCGAAGGAGCTTGTCGCTGCATGAATACTTAAGTATGGAACTATTAAAAGAAGCTGGCATTTCTGTTCCATATGGATTGGTTGCAAAGACACCAGAGGAAGCCTACAAAATTGCAAAAGAAATAG GTACAAAGGACCTTGTTGTAAAGGCACAAGTTTTAGCTGGTGGTAGGGGGAAAGGAACCTTTGAAGGTGGCCTTAAAGGAGGAGTGAAAATAGTATTTTC tccAGAAGAAGCAAGAGATATTTCCTCCAGAATGATTGGGAAAAAACTGTTTACAAAGCAGACAGGAGAAAAGGGCAGAATATGCAATCAAGTGTTTATCTGTGAGCGCAGATATCCCAGGAGAGAGTACTACTTTGCAATAACCATGGAACGATCATTTCAG GGTCCTGTCCTCATTGGCAGTTCTCAGGGTGGTGTCAATATTGAAGATGTTGCTGCAGAGAATCCTGATGCCATAGCTAAGGAGCCAGTTGACATTGTAGAAGGCATTCAAAAGGAGCAGGCCATCAGG CTGGCCAAGAAAATGGGGTTTCCTGCTAATTTGGTAAATGAAGCAGCTGATAATATGATTAAGATTTACAACCTCTTCATTAAATTTGATGCTACTATGGTAGAAATTAACCCCATGGTTGAAGATTCTACAGGGATTG tgatgtgtatggACGCAAAGATAAATTTTGATAGCAATTCGGCTTATCGTCAGCAGAAAATCTTCGGCCTGCAGGACTGGACCCAGGAAGACCAGCGAGACAGAGATGCAGCCAAAGCAGATCTCAATTATATAGGATTAGATGGAAGCATCGGATGTCTTG TGAATGGAGCTGGTCTTGCAATGGCCACTATGGATATAATTAAACTTCACGGAGGCACCCCAGCAAATTTTCTTGATGTTGGAGGTGGTGCTACAGTGCAACAAGTAACGGAGGCCTTTAAACTGATTACATCAGATAAAAAG GTGCAAGCTATTCTGGTAAATATTTTTGGAGGCATTATGCGATGTGATGTGATCTCACAGGGAATAATTATGGCAGTAAAAGATTTGGAAATCAAAATACCTATTGTTGTACGGTTACAAG GTACACGAGTTGATGATGCTAAAGCTTTAATAACAGCCAGCGGTCTGAAAATACTTGCCTGTGATGACTTGGATGAAGCTGCTAAAATG gtTGTGAAACTCTCTGAAATAGTCACCTTAGCAAAGCAAGCTCAAGTGGATGTTAAGTTTCAGTTACCAATTTGA